One genomic segment of Thalassospiraceae bacterium LMO-SO8 includes these proteins:
- a CDS encoding aldo/keto reductase, which produces MDDARTIDIDGVTVPRQLYGTAWKEDATEALVTLALAQGFRGFDTANQRKHYYEAGTGAALAKAIKAGRVRRRDLFIQTKFTYRRGQDHRLPYDEDAPAATQVAQSFEKSLEHLQTDYIDSLVLHGPWTGARLHPIDWQVWRAMEAIHKQGRVRLLGVSNFKLEQVRLLCARAEVKPRFVQNRCYASRGWDRDIRAFCAEAGIHYQGFSLLTANRALVDHALVKDIAARHGKTPAQTVFRFALDVGMIALTGTKDAAHMAQDLDVFDFTLSAAEIRALEGAGTTC; this is translated from the coding sequence ATGGACGACGCACGCACCATCGACATCGACGGCGTTACCGTGCCGCGTCAGTTGTATGGCACGGCCTGGAAGGAAGACGCCACCGAGGCGCTGGTGACCCTGGCGTTGGCGCAAGGGTTCCGGGGCTTCGATACGGCCAATCAGCGCAAGCATTATTACGAGGCCGGAACCGGGGCCGCCCTGGCCAAGGCGATCAAGGCGGGCCGGGTCCGGCGCCGGGACCTGTTCATCCAGACCAAGTTCACCTATCGGCGCGGCCAGGACCACCGCCTGCCCTATGACGAAGACGCGCCCGCCGCCACGCAGGTCGCCCAGTCTTTCGAAAAATCCCTGGAACATCTGCAGACGGACTATATCGACAGTCTGGTGTTGCACGGCCCCTGGACCGGCGCGCGCCTGCACCCCATCGACTGGCAGGTGTGGCGGGCCATGGAGGCGATCCACAAGCAGGGCCGGGTACGCCTGTTGGGGGTCAGCAATTTCAAGCTGGAGCAGGTCCGCCTGCTCTGCGCTCGGGCCGAGGTGAAACCCCGCTTCGTGCAGAACCGCTGTTACGCGTCGCGCGGCTGGGACCGCGACATCCGCGCGTTCTGCGCGGAAGCCGGCATCCACTATCAGGGGTTCTCGTTGCTCACGGCGAACCGGGCGTTGGTCGACCATGCCTTGGTCAAGGACATCGCCGCGCGTCACGGCAAGACACCGGCGCAGACGGTATTTCGCTTCGCCCTCGACGTCGGCATGATCGCCCTGACCGGCACCAAGGACGCGGCCCATATGGCCCAGGACCTGGACGTTTTCGATTTCACCCTGAGCGCCGCCGAAATCCGTGCTCTCGAAGGGGCAGGAACGACCTGCTGA
- a CDS encoding ABC transporter permease: MRGAPILGLAVKSLLNRRTTVGLTLLALAVSVTLVLGVEKLRTEAKASFAATISGTDLIVGARSGSVQLLLYSVFRIGNATNNISWESYRDIADRPDVAWTVPLSLGDSHRGFRVLGTTGDYFRHYRYARKKPLAFSAGGPFTDLFDAVLGAEVARALGYKLGDPLVVAHGLGAEGFSSHKDKPFRVAGILARTGTPVDRTVHVSLRAIEAIHVDWKSGAPAPGMRVTADQVRRMDLTPRAVTAVLVGAKSRFAAFTLQRAINEYRPEPLLAVLPGVALQELWDLMGTAEAALAAISVAVVAAGLLGMMIMMLAGLNERRREMAILRSVGARPLHLFALLVSEAAVLTLAGAATGLGLFYAALAAFRPVLDSRFGLFLEISAPTAHDLAILGAVVLAGVLAGAVPALGAYRQSLADGMTVRL; the protein is encoded by the coding sequence ATGAGGGGGGCGCCGATCCTCGGCCTTGCGGTCAAGAGCCTGTTGAACCGCCGGACGACCGTGGGGCTGACCCTGCTGGCGCTGGCCGTCAGCGTGACGCTGGTGCTCGGCGTGGAAAAGCTGCGGACCGAGGCCAAGGCCAGCTTCGCCGCCACCATTTCGGGGACGGACCTGATCGTCGGTGCGCGCAGCGGTTCGGTTCAATTGCTGCTGTATTCCGTGTTCCGCATCGGTAACGCGACAAACAACATCTCCTGGGAAAGCTACCGGGACATCGCGGACCGGCCCGACGTGGCCTGGACCGTACCCCTGTCGCTCGGCGATTCTCACCGCGGGTTCCGCGTGCTGGGCACCACGGGGGATTACTTCCGTCATTACCGCTACGCCCGCAAGAAGCCCTTGGCGTTCAGCGCCGGCGGGCCGTTCACGGACCTGTTCGACGCCGTTCTGGGCGCCGAGGTTGCGCGGGCCCTGGGCTACAAACTGGGCGACCCGTTGGTCGTCGCCCATGGCCTGGGGGCGGAGGGTTTTTCCAGCCACAAGGACAAACCCTTCCGCGTCGCCGGCATCCTGGCCCGCACGGGCACGCCCGTGGACCGTACGGTGCACGTCAGCCTGCGGGCCATCGAGGCGATCCATGTCGATTGGAAAAGCGGCGCCCCCGCGCCGGGCATGCGCGTGACCGCCGATCAGGTCCGGCGCATGGACCTGACGCCCCGCGCCGTCACCGCCGTTCTGGTTGGCGCGAAATCGCGGTTCGCCGCCTTCACTCTGCAACGCGCGATCAACGAATACCGCCCGGAACCCCTGCTGGCCGTGCTGCCTGGGGTGGCCTTGCAGGAACTCTGGGACCTCATGGGCACGGCCGAGGCGGCGCTGGCGGCGATCTCCGTGGCGGTAGTCGCGGCGGGGCTGCTCGGCATGATGATCATGATGCTGGCCGGGCTGAACGAGCGGCGGCGGGAGATGGCGATCCTGCGCTCCGTCGGCGCCCGACCGCTGCATCTGTTCGCCCTGCTGGTGTCCGAGGCGGCGGTGCTGACCCTGGCCGGCGCGGCGACGGGGCTCGGCCTGTTCTATGCCGCGCTCGCCGCGTTCCGCCCCGTGCTCGATAGCCGTTTCGGATTGTTCCTGGAAATCTCCGCGCCGACGGCCCACGATCTGGCGATCCTGGGGGCCGTCGTTCTGGCCGGGGTGTTGGCGGGGGCCGTGCCCGCGCTCGGCGCTTACCGGCAGTCGCTGGCCGACGGGATGACGGTCAGACTCTAA
- a CDS encoding ABC transporter ATP-binding protein, with amino-acid sequence MNGNAIRLSGVRFRWRAGAPLVLDIAEFAARPGERLFVSGPSGSGKTTLLNLLAGICLPQEGAVEIAGEDLTHVPGPRRDAIRADCIGFIFQMFNLLPFLSLTENVLLPCRFSPVRRARAEAEPGGAEGEALRLLAHMGLGEAAAGGRAVAELSTGQQQRVAAARALIGAPPVIIADEPTSALDADAQAAFLDLLFAEAGRSGATVLFVSHDRRLEAGFDRVVALAEINRAARVEGGVA; translated from the coding sequence ATGAACGGCAACGCGATCCGCCTGTCCGGTGTCCGGTTTCGCTGGCGCGCCGGGGCGCCATTGGTTCTGGACATCGCGGAATTCGCGGCCCGGCCCGGCGAACGGCTGTTCGTCAGCGGCCCCAGCGGCAGCGGCAAGACCACGCTTCTGAACCTGCTGGCCGGGATTTGCCTGCCTCAGGAGGGGGCGGTCGAGATCGCGGGCGAGGATCTGACCCATGTCCCGGGTCCTCGCCGCGACGCCATCCGCGCCGACTGTATCGGCTTTATCTTCCAGATGTTCAATCTGCTGCCGTTCCTGTCGTTGACGGAAAACGTCCTTCTGCCCTGCCGGTTCTCGCCTGTCCGCCGGGCCCGTGCCGAAGCCGAGCCGGGCGGGGCCGAGGGCGAGGCGCTGCGCCTGCTCGCCCATATGGGTCTGGGCGAGGCCGCCGCCGGCGGCCGCGCCGTCGCCGAACTGAGCACCGGCCAGCAGCAGCGCGTCGCCGCCGCCCGCGCCCTGATCGGCGCGCCGCCGGTCATCATCGCCGACGAGCCGACCTCGGCCCTCGACGCCGACGCCCAGGCGGCCTTCCTCGACCTGCTGTTCGCCGAGGCCGGACGCAGCGGCGCCACGGTGCTGTTCGTCAGTCACGACCGGCGGCTCGAAGCCGGGTTCGACCGGGTGGTGGCGTTGGCCGAGATCAACCGGGCGGCGCGTGTGGAAGGCGGAGTCGCATGA
- a CDS encoding DUF2796 domain-containing protein, with protein sequence MKPMSLLPVPRIVSFKPRFAAAALLAGLFVAAKPASAAEREHGPHEHGVGQLSLAVEGNEVEIEITAPGADIVGFEHAAETEADRAALAAAAARLKDAVALFHFPPRAACRLEEAEVHSALLDGAHGHEKGHDQKTEAHAEFRAHYHFRCADPAALSHVDLGYFTAFPAARELEARTITAKGQGAAELTADRPRLTF encoded by the coding sequence ATGAAGCCGATGTCCCTGTTGCCGGTCCCGCGCATCGTATCCTTTAAACCCCGTTTCGCCGCCGCTGCCCTGCTGGCGGGCCTGTTCGTCGCCGCCAAACCGGCATCGGCGGCCGAGCGCGAACACGGCCCCCATGAACACGGCGTCGGGCAGTTGAGCTTGGCCGTGGAGGGCAACGAGGTCGAAATTGAGATCACGGCGCCGGGGGCGGATATCGTCGGCTTCGAGCATGCGGCGGAAACCGAGGCCGACCGTGCGGCCCTGGCCGCCGCCGCGGCCCGCCTGAAGGATGCGGTTGCTTTATTCCATTTTCCGCCCAGGGCCGCCTGCCGATTGGAGGAGGCGGAGGTTCACTCCGCCCTGCTGGACGGGGCGCATGGCCATGAAAAAGGACATGATCAAAAGACCGAGGCCCATGCGGAATTCCGCGCCCATTACCATTTCCGTTGCGCCGATCCGGCGGCGCTGAGCCATGTCGATCTGGGCTATTTCACCGCGTTCCCGGCGGCCCGAGAGCTTGAGGCACGGACCATCACGGCGAAGGGCCAGGGTGCGGCGGAGTTGACAGCGGACCGTCCGCGCCTGACTTTCTAG
- a CDS encoding DUF3299 domain-containing protein has translation MPRLFHLVSPLFLLLVVAGPLSAAETPKVLTWEDLIPQGPPIDNPYQYLPIDQQVELEMLATIRSQVAAGLMNEVHPMFEDAREIEFKLRQEGIDVDRMVGLVQKMQVEVAARNGELAHDLDGQLVRLPGYVLPLEFEGTSVKEFLLVPYVGACIHVPPPPINQTVVVHLNQSYAAKELYEPVWVTGRMTVKRAKRALTLVDGSADVEAGYTIQGTRVEPYTEK, from the coding sequence ATGCCGCGCCTGTTCCATCTGGTCTCGCCGCTGTTCCTGTTGCTGGTCGTGGCCGGGCCGTTGTCGGCGGCGGAAACGCCCAAGGTGTTGACCTGGGAAGACCTGATTCCCCAAGGCCCGCCCATCGACAATCCCTACCAGTACCTGCCGATCGATCAGCAGGTCGAACTGGAGATGTTGGCGACCATCCGGTCCCAGGTCGCGGCGGGTCTGATGAACGAGGTCCATCCCATGTTCGAGGACGCGCGGGAGATCGAGTTCAAGTTGCGTCAGGAAGGCATCGACGTGGACCGCATGGTCGGCTTGGTGCAGAAGATGCAGGTCGAGGTCGCGGCGCGGAACGGCGAACTGGCCCATGACCTGGACGGCCAGCTGGTGCGGCTGCCCGGCTATGTCCTGCCGCTGGAGTTCGAGGGCACGTCGGTCAAGGAATTCCTGTTGGTGCCCTATGTCGGGGCCTGCATCCATGTGCCGCCGCCGCCCATCAACCAGACGGTGGTGGTGCATCTGAACCAGTCCTACGCCGCCAAGGAATTGTACGAGCCCGTCTGGGTGACCGGGCGGATGACCGTGAAGCGGGCCAAGCGCGCGCTTACCCTGGTCGACGGCAGCGCCGATGTCGAAGCCGGTTACACGATCCAGGGCACGCGGGTCGAACCCTATACGGAAAAATAG
- a CDS encoding HAMP domain-containing sensor histidine kinase — MTVTMAQNYSDLPYGAGRPMVPGYGAPVKPTLKGLLLLPILPVLWVVRGFKRRRDKDKTKLQMEILQLRRELAGLRAVNMELLKGKERAEINDQRKTEFLARVTHELRTPLNAVVGFADLVREEPYGELGSPKYTEYLTDIRATSAHMLDIVNDLLDVAKIEAGQIDMRESWTSVPVILDDCRRLIQGQADANGVDIVIETPPDLPGLYCDPGRVRQIVVNLLSNAVKFTPKRGHITLAARTDRVGGIVIRVSDTGIGIPQDALDDVFEPYIQIRGNHLLKGQQGSGLGLSLVRILADMHQASLGLESVENRGTTVTVRFPPTRVRAIS; from the coding sequence ATGACAGTCACCATGGCCCAGAACTATTCAGATTTGCCCTACGGTGCCGGTCGGCCGATGGTCCCCGGGTATGGGGCACCCGTCAAACCGACGCTAAAAGGCCTGCTTCTTCTTCCGATTCTGCCCGTGCTGTGGGTGGTGCGCGGCTTCAAGCGCCGCCGCGACAAGGATAAGACCAAGCTGCAAATGGAAATCCTGCAGCTTCGGCGCGAACTCGCCGGGCTGCGCGCCGTCAACATGGAACTGTTGAAGGGTAAGGAACGGGCGGAAATCAATGATCAGCGCAAGACCGAATTTCTCGCCCGGGTGACGCATGAACTGCGCACGCCGCTGAACGCCGTGGTCGGCTTCGCCGATCTGGTGCGCGAGGAACCTTATGGCGAACTGGGCAGCCCCAAATATACCGAATACCTGACCGACATCCGCGCCACCAGCGCGCACATGCTCGACATCGTCAACGACCTGTTGGATGTCGCCAAGATTGAGGCCGGGCAGATCGACATGCGGGAATCCTGGACCTCCGTGCCGGTGATCCTGGACGACTGCCGGCGCCTGATCCAGGGCCAGGCGGACGCCAACGGCGTCGATATCGTGATCGAAACGCCGCCGGATCTGCCGGGGCTTTACTGCGATCCCGGCCGGGTCCGCCAGATCGTCGTCAACCTGTTGTCCAACGCCGTCAAGTTCACGCCCAAGCGCGGCCATATCACCCTGGCGGCGCGCACGGACCGGGTCGGCGGCATCGTCATCCGCGTGTCGGACACGGGCATCGGCATTCCGCAGGACGCCCTCGACGACGTGTTCGAGCCCTATATCCAGATCCGCGGCAATCATCTGCTCAAGGGTCAGCAAGGGTCGGGCCTGGGCCTGTCCCTGGTGCGCATTCTGGCCGACATGCATCAGGCGTCGCTCGGCCTTGAAAGCGTCGAAAACCGGGGCACGACGGTGACCGTCCGCTTCCCGCCGACGCGGGTGCGCGCAATTTCCTGA
- a CDS encoding electron transfer flavoprotein subunit beta/FixA family protein: MKILVGVKRVIDAYVKVRVKSDHTGVETQNVKMSMNPFDEIAVEEGVRLREAGTADELIAVSIGPDQAQETIRTALAMGADRGIHVVADGRVEPLAIAKIFKELIARENPDVVILGKQAIDDDNNQVGQMLAALMGWSQGTFASKIELGAGQAKVTREIDGGLQTLDLKLPAVLTTDLRLNEPRYASLPNIMKAKKKEIAKLTADELGVDVSPRVEILKVTEPPARQAGVKVESAAELVQKLKNEAKVI, encoded by the coding sequence ATGAAAATCCTGGTCGGCGTCAAGCGCGTGATCGACGCCTATGTGAAGGTTCGCGTCAAATCGGACCACACGGGTGTCGAAACCCAGAACGTGAAAATGTCCATGAACCCGTTCGACGAAATCGCCGTCGAGGAAGGTGTGCGCCTGCGCGAAGCCGGCACCGCGGACGAACTGATCGCCGTGTCCATCGGCCCGGATCAGGCCCAGGAAACCATCCGCACGGCGCTGGCCATGGGGGCCGATCGGGGCATCCACGTGGTCGCCGACGGCCGGGTGGAGCCGCTGGCCATCGCCAAGATCTTCAAGGAATTGATCGCCCGCGAAAACCCGGACGTGGTGATCCTGGGCAAGCAGGCCATCGACGACGACAACAACCAGGTCGGCCAGATGCTGGCCGCCCTCATGGGCTGGTCGCAGGGCACCTTCGCGTCCAAGATCGAACTCGGCGCCGGGCAGGCCAAGGTCACCCGTGAAATCGACGGCGGCCTGCAGACCCTGGACCTCAAGCTGCCAGCCGTGCTGACCACGGACCTGCGGTTGAACGAGCCGCGCTATGCCTCCCTGCCCAACATCATGAAGGCCAAGAAGAAAGAGATCGCCAAGCTGACGGCGGATGAACTGGGCGTCGACGTTTCGCCCAGGGTCGAAATCCTGAAAGTGACCGAGCCGCCCGCCCGTCAGGCCGGCGTGAAGGTCGAAAGCGCGGCCGAGCTTGTCCAGAAACTCAAAAACGAAGCGAAGGTGATCTGA
- a CDS encoding FAD-binding protein has protein sequence MAVLVYAEHDNAVLKPATLNAVAAAKQLGDVTVLVAGSGCRAVAEAAAKIDGVAKVLIADDAAYANEIAENAAPLIAKLAAGFDHILAAATTSGKNVMPRVAALLDVQQISDISAIEGPDTFIRPIYAGNALATVKTSDAKKVLTVRATGFDAANAEGGSAAIEDVAGEGASDLATFAGQELTKSERPELTSAKVIISGGRGMQSGDNFHLLEEVADILGAAVGASRAAVDAGFVPNDYQVGQTGKVVAPELYIAVGISGAIQHLAGMKDSKVIVAINKDEEAPIFQVADYGLVADLFTAVPELKAALSD, from the coding sequence ATGGCTGTCCTGGTTTACGCGGAACACGACAACGCGGTCCTGAAGCCGGCGACGCTCAACGCCGTCGCCGCCGCCAAGCAACTGGGCGACGTCACCGTCCTGGTCGCCGGATCGGGCTGCCGCGCGGTCGCCGAGGCCGCCGCCAAGATCGACGGCGTGGCCAAGGTGCTGATCGCCGACGACGCGGCCTACGCCAACGAAATCGCCGAGAACGCCGCCCCCCTGATCGCCAAGCTGGCGGCCGGCTTCGACCATATCCTGGCCGCCGCCACCACCAGCGGCAAAAACGTCATGCCCCGGGTCGCGGCCTTGCTCGACGTGCAGCAGATTTCCGACATCTCCGCCATCGAAGGCCCCGATACCTTCATCCGCCCGATCTACGCCGGCAATGCGCTGGCGACCGTCAAGACGTCGGACGCCAAGAAGGTCCTGACCGTGCGCGCCACGGGCTTCGACGCGGCCAACGCCGAGGGCGGTTCCGCCGCCATCGAGGACGTCGCGGGCGAAGGGGCCAGCGATCTCGCGACCTTCGCGGGACAGGAACTGACCAAGTCCGAACGCCCGGAACTGACCAGCGCCAAGGTCATCATCTCGGGCGGGCGCGGCATGCAGTCGGGTGACAACTTCCACCTGCTGGAAGAGGTCGCGGACATCCTGGGCGCCGCCGTGGGCGCGTCCCGCGCCGCCGTCGATGCGGGCTTCGTGCCCAACGACTATCAGGTCGGCCAGACCGGCAAGGTTGTGGCGCCGGAGCTGTACATCGCCGTCGGCATTTCCGGGGCCATCCAGCACCTGGCGGGGATGAAGGATTCCAAGGTCATCGTCGCCATCAACAAGGACGAGGAAGCGCCGATCTTCCAGGTCGCCGATTACGGCCTGGTGGCGGACCTGTTCACCGCCGTCCCGGAACTGAAGGCCGCCCTGTCTGACTGA
- a CDS encoding DMT family transporter, which translates to MADTSRRSLALGILCMAGSVGALAAMQMFVKLAGPEYSPFQAVFFRNAIAAMMVVPLMFYAAGPTSFRTTRPVGHFVRALFGVAGNASFYYAYSTIPMSDGMSIAMSVPIFTTLLAIPFLGEKVGLRRWIAIAIGFAGVMIALDPTGDFQVGALYALFGTLCWAASLILIKQLSATETPYLIVFYYMITGVAVSLLILPFVWITPTTEHLIFYICAGLVGGLGQILMTFAMKFAPAAVVTPFEYTAICWAVLFDLLIWNVLPDLTTVLGAGIVIATGLYIWHRETRVRPAT; encoded by the coding sequence TTGGCCGACACGTCCCGGCGTTCGCTGGCGCTGGGCATCCTGTGCATGGCGGGGTCGGTCGGGGCGCTGGCGGCCATGCAGATGTTCGTCAAGCTGGCGGGCCCCGAGTATTCGCCGTTCCAGGCCGTGTTCTTCCGCAACGCCATCGCCGCGATGATGGTGGTGCCCCTGATGTTCTACGCCGCCGGGCCGACGTCGTTTCGCACGACGCGGCCCGTCGGCCACTTCGTCCGCGCCCTGTTCGGCGTCGCCGGCAACGCCAGCTTCTATTACGCCTATTCGACGATCCCCATGAGCGACGGCATGTCCATCGCCATGTCCGTGCCCATCTTCACGACCCTGCTGGCCATTCCGTTCCTCGGCGAAAAGGTCGGCCTGCGCCGTTGGATCGCCATCGCCATCGGCTTCGCCGGGGTGATGATCGCCCTCGACCCCACGGGGGATTTTCAGGTCGGGGCCCTCTATGCCCTGTTCGGAACCCTGTGCTGGGCCGCCAGCCTTATCCTGATCAAGCAATTGTCGGCCACGGAAACGCCCTATCTGATCGTGTTCTATTACATGATCACGGGCGTCGCCGTGTCGCTGTTGATCCTGCCCTTCGTCTGGATCACGCCGACGACCGAACACCTGATCTTCTATATCTGCGCCGGGCTGGTCGGCGGACTCGGCCAGATTCTCATGACCTTCGCCATGAAGTTCGCGCCGGCCGCCGTGGTCACGCCCTTCGAATACACGGCGATCTGCTGGGCCGTGCTGTTCGATCTGTTGATCTGGAACGTCCTGCCCGACCTGACCACCGTCCTGGGGGCCGGTATCGTCATCGCCACGGGCCTGTACATCTGGCACCGGGAGACCCGCGTCCGGCCGGCAACATGA
- a CDS encoding YeeE/YedE thiosulfate transporter family protein → MNAFDPISALAGGALIGLGAVILALFNGRVAGISGILGGLLDGERANLTWRAAFVAGLIGAGFLGLKLVSPDVMIAADWPTLVIGGVLVGIGTRLGSGCTSGHGVCGMARGSIRSIAATAVYITVAVTTVFVTRHLIGG, encoded by the coding sequence ATGAACGCCTTTGACCCCATCTCCGCCCTCGCCGGCGGCGCCCTGATCGGCCTGGGCGCGGTGATCCTGGCCTTGTTCAACGGCCGGGTCGCGGGCATCAGCGGCATCCTGGGCGGCCTGTTGGACGGCGAGCGCGCGAACCTGACTTGGCGTGCGGCCTTCGTCGCCGGGTTGATCGGCGCCGGGTTCCTCGGCCTGAAGCTGGTTTCCCCCGACGTCATGATCGCCGCCGACTGGCCCACCCTGGTCATCGGGGGGGTGCTGGTCGGTATCGGCACGCGGCTCGGCAGCGGCTGCACCAGCGGCCATGGCGTCTGCGGCATGGCGCGGGGTTCCATCCGGTCCATCGCCGCGACGGCGGTCTATATCACCGTGGCCGTGACGACCGTGTTCGTCACCCGCCACCTGATCGGAGGTTGA
- a CDS encoding YeeE/YedE family protein — protein sequence MARLLVSLIAGGLFGAGLIISQMVNPARVLGFLDIAGTWDPTLAFVLAGALAVSVPGHWLARRLGTPVLDSKSHLPPPGRLDGRLILGAVLFGIGWGLVGFCPGPALAALGTGDNKALAFLAAMAAGMWLYGRIARR from the coding sequence ATGGCGCGCCTGCTCGTCAGCCTGATCGCCGGGGGATTGTTCGGTGCCGGCCTGATTATCTCGCAAATGGTCAACCCGGCCCGTGTGCTGGGTTTTCTTGATATCGCGGGGACTTGGGATCCGACCCTCGCGTTCGTCCTGGCCGGGGCTCTCGCCGTTTCCGTTCCCGGCCACTGGCTGGCCCGTCGCCTGGGGACACCCGTCCTCGACAGCAAAAGCCACCTGCCCCCGCCGGGCCGCCTGGACGGGCGCCTGATCCTGGGCGCCGTGCTGTTCGGGATCGGCTGGGGGCTTGTCGGGTTCTGCCCCGGCCCCGCCCTGGCCGCCCTCGGCACGGGCGATAACAAGGCCCTCGCCTTCCTCGCCGCCATGGCCGCCGGCATGTGGCTTTACGGGCGCATCGCCCGGCGGTGA
- a CDS encoding cyclic nucleotide-binding domain-containing protein: protein MALEHSFRNLTDDERETLMQVAASHTYGSGDTVIGQGDRVENLMVVARGMLRVTHVFEGGHLSEFVGPLGPGDVVGEMSFVDGQGASATLIADGDTEVLTIPRNAIDALMSGNSTFTGRLYKDLLLHLSRRLRATNLRADPGPAATG, encoded by the coding sequence ATGGCCCTGGAACATTCCTTCCGGAACCTTACCGACGACGAACGCGAGACCCTGATGCAGGTCGCGGCCAGCCATACCTATGGCAGCGGCGACACGGTGATCGGCCAGGGCGACCGGGTTGAAAACCTGATGGTGGTGGCGCGCGGGATGCTGCGCGTGACCCATGTGTTCGAAGGCGGGCATTTGAGCGAATTCGTCGGCCCGCTGGGCCCCGGCGACGTGGTCGGCGAGATGTCGTTCGTCGACGGCCAGGGCGCCAGCGCCACCCTGATCGCCGACGGCGACACGGAAGTCCTGACCATTCCCCGCAATGCCATCGACGCGCTGATGTCGGGAAATTCAACCTTTACCGGGCGATTGTACAAGGACCTGCTGCTGCACCTGTCCCGGCGTCTGCGCGCAACCAACCTCAGGGCCGACCCGGGCCCGGCCGCGACGGGCTGA
- a CDS encoding MATE family efflux transporter, producing MNQASFNRRVWALALPIIATNVTVPFLGLVDTAVVGRLPGAEYMGAVAIGAVIMNVIYSSLNFLRMGTTGLTAQSFGAGDADQMRSWLARACLLSAVLGLGLIALQLPILGISHWLMGASDAVWPLTESYFQIRIWGAPAALLNFALLGWFFGVQNMRAALFSQVFLNGLNIVLDVWFVLGLGWGVDGVAWATIISEYSAGALGLWLAVRQLAKLGGRWRWERIRDTSRIRRMLGVNRDIFIRSMCLQAAFVVFTSAGTRMGDEVLAANALLLQFSMFTAYALDGFANAAEAMVGQAVGAHDRTLFRQAVKITTGWGVMFALLFMVAYWLFGYAIIDTLSTVSGVRETAYAYLPWMVALPVIAVWSFQFDGIFIGATWTREMRNSMAISFAVFAAAVPFVTATWGNHGLWAAFTVFMSLRGLTMGLMLPKLARRVGVGPRPDGSGDGP from the coding sequence ATGAACCAAGCCAGCTTCAATCGCCGCGTCTGGGCGCTCGCCCTGCCGATCATCGCGACCAACGTCACCGTGCCGTTCCTCGGCCTTGTCGACACGGCCGTGGTCGGCCGCCTGCCGGGGGCCGAATACATGGGGGCGGTCGCCATCGGCGCCGTCATCATGAACGTGATCTATTCGTCCCTGAACTTCCTGCGCATGGGCACCACGGGCCTGACGGCGCAGTCCTTCGGGGCCGGGGACGCGGATCAGATGCGCTCCTGGCTGGCCCGGGCGTGCCTGCTGTCCGCCGTCCTGGGCCTGGGCCTGATCGCCCTGCAACTGCCGATCCTCGGCATATCGCACTGGCTGATGGGGGCAAGCGACGCCGTCTGGCCGCTCACCGAAAGCTATTTCCAGATCCGCATCTGGGGGGCGCCGGCGGCGCTGTTGAACTTCGCGCTTCTGGGCTGGTTCTTCGGCGTGCAGAACATGCGGGCGGCCCTGTTCTCTCAGGTCTTTCTCAACGGGCTGAACATCGTGCTCGACGTGTGGTTCGTGCTGGGCCTCGGCTGGGGCGTCGACGGGGTCGCCTGGGCGACCATCATTTCCGAATACTCGGCCGGGGCGCTGGGCCTGTGGCTGGCCGTCCGCCAACTGGCCAAACTGGGCGGGCGCTGGCGCTGGGAGCGCATCCGCGACACCTCGCGCATCCGCCGCATGCTGGGCGTCAACCGCGACATCTTCATCCGCTCCATGTGCCTGCAGGCGGCCTTCGTCGTGTTCACCTCGGCCGGCACGCGCATGGGCGACGAGGTCCTGGCCGCCAACGCATTGCTGCTGCAATTCTCCATGTTCACGGCCTATGCGCTCGACGGGTTCGCCAACGCGGCCGAAGCCATGGTCGGCCAGGCCGTGGGCGCCCACGACCGCACCCTGTTCCGCCAGGCGGTGAAGATCACGACCGGCTGGGGCGTGATGTTCGCGCTGCTGTTCATGGTCGCCTATTGGCTGTTCGGTTATGCCATCATCGATACGCTGTCGACCGTGTCAGGGGTCCGCGAAACGGCTTATGCCTACCTGCCCTGGATGGTGGCGTTGCCGGTCATCGCGGTCTGGAGCTTTCAGTTCGACGGCATCTTCATCGGCGCCACCTGGACCCGCGAGATGCGCAACAGCATGGCGATTTCCTTCGCCGTGTTCGCCGCCGCCGTGCCCTTCGTCACGGCAACCTGGGGCAATCACGGCCTGTGGGCGGCCTTCACCGTATTCATGAGCCTGCGCGGCCTGACCATGGGTCTGATGCTGCCGAAGCTGGCGCGCCGCGTCGGTGTCGGCCCCCGGCCCGACGGTTCCGGCGACGGTCCTTGA